The Mastacembelus armatus chromosome 4, fMasArm1.2, whole genome shotgun sequence genome segment CTGGTGAATTCACTCTGCTCCACTTTCCTGAAAATGGTGCCTGcttaatgtatatatttattacacacagagacactaCAGAGACATTCACTTATGTAATTTGCAGCCAGGGGACGGCCTCTGGAGAGCTGAAGAGATGCTTTCCACTGTGAACACTCACTCAAGGTGCCTTAGAGAAGCTGACTAAGAATGGAAATGCAGTCATAGCCAACAGTGATGAAGTGCAGAACAAAGAGGAGTCTTCAGCTATAAGCACTAATTCGGTGCAGAAGTCTGTCTCAGGAGACTATAAAATGGATATCATGGTAGTCTGCAGTAAAAAAGAGATAGTTATTTGCATCAAACTACAATACTTTAAAAGCAGGTTTCAGGATTTAGAGTGGATTTACGCTGTCTCAGTCTTTCTGATATGACATGAAGCTGGATACCAGAATAAGACAACTTTCATTTAGCTCAGCTTTTTACTGAGAGGGGATAGAAAGATAGGAAGTCTGGTATTATTGAGGCTTTCAAATGATTCTGTGACCTTCTGTATTCAGTGTCACATCTCATGGGAGCTCGAAATAGCTTTTCATTcatcagttaacttcatacaaagtgcagtacaAAGAACACAACCTAAATCAAATCAGTATTTACAGCACTCCTCTATGCCCAGCAGtggttctctctggtttgacctacacacagtttctcctggtactttgcagcaccttggagaagctgctgcagttcttctgtagattctgAATGTCCCAGTGTTgttgtctcttcatgtgatcccagactgactccacactgctgagatcagggctctgtggggatcagaccatctgctgcaggactcctggttcctcttgcctctgaaaatggTTCTTAAGAACTCTAGTAGGTTCTTTGTATGTAATATTTGTGCTTCGAATGTAAAATTTTAACAAAATGCAAGTCAGAATTGCTTTGGGCAATAATTTGTTACTTTCCTGGAAATTGTGGTCATAATGAAACGAAGCCCAGATGGAGAATAGGTTAGTTTGAAGGGTCTGGGCATTGCATTCAATATTATAACGCAACTCAAAATAAAGATAGTTTGAAGTGTatgtttaaaagataaaaaataaatctattaacaaatatttgaaaagcTCTGGCACGTTTGAGGTGGTGACTGTGCTTTGTGCCCAGAATTGAGACGGACATCTAAACAATTAAATGGGTTAACAAGGGGTTAGAATCTTTACCAAAATGTGGGACACATACCACTTTGCAGAGGAGCAGTGCTAGAGGGACTAGAGGGATTATTATGGGTCAACATATCCCCTATAAtacctttgtttttctcttggtTGCAGCAATACAAAAACTTACATCTAAATTGGGAGTCTTGAGAAAATGCTGCTGAATTTTTGTCTTTGGCTTGAAAGGTGCACAACAGGGGTTTGTAATCATTATGTTACCATGCAATCAGCTTGGTATCCATGATGACCACCATGGCAACGGTTGTCGAGAGGAGaatattttcagatttctgCACACCCACACGATGATACAAATGGAAAGAGGCTGCCCACTTAGAGAAAGTACTAAAAACATGTTATGTAACACTTTTTGATGGTAAATCTCACTCTGTGCATCTGGGACAACATATGTGAATTAGCACAATTCAAACCAGACTGGGGCATTTGTGTGTAGGTTTGCaggttgtttttatatttgcatgtgtttgcttCAGGTGAGCCAATGTCCACCCACATCACAAGCTCTCACTGACACCAGCCTTGTAGATCTCATGATGCATGCTTTGAAAGCATGAGAAGATTTGATTTTGCACCCAACATGCCAATATTCAACAGAATAATCCACAGAATTTAGCAATAAATCACAAGATTTCAAcatcttaattttttttattaagctgAACGATTGTAAAATCAGCAATGTAACTAGAGCaacaatagaaacagcaatttCAACAATGACAGTAGTGACAAAATATGCAACTAAACACTTTCATCAGTGTCTCTGTCTCATCGTCACATCATGAGACCCCAGTATGGTACATGAACATTTAAGACTTTTGAGTACTGCTGCAATATACAAAGTTCTATGGTACATTATCTAGCCATCGTGCTAACTATGAATGCACTTGGCCTCTACAGTTCCTCTTAGCTTATTTTAATGGACTTGTTATATCTAAACTATTCTTTAAATAATCCTGGTGCCTCCATATTTCTATTATTAAACCTTTGTGTAGGATTGTGATTTGTGTAATTTCTTTCTTGCCACCTACGACTATAATTGCACCCCAGCTGTCAGAGTCTGCTCCAGAGCTCCCTTATGTGCTGAGTCTTTCTGAGGTTGTACTGTCTTCCTTTTGCTGCACTCTCTGGCTTAGTATAGTATCTTGTGTTTGTACATAAAAACgcaaacaaaaatgtgcttaTCATGTCTAAGATAGTGACTTGCAACTACTCATAATGTATTTGCATACAGTATCTTCTGTAGGCCACTAGCTATACTGTCTGTGGCACATTATACTGTTATGTGTTTTTCTCTagatatttaaatcatttttgttatGTCTCAATTATGTTGTGTTCTTGTTATGAAAGACAGTTTAAAATACTAATGTCAAATATAAAGAACATTTCAGTGATCCTTTAATGCTCCCCAGTCACACTGAGCTTGATGGTTCGCATTCTTGCGTTGGCTACAGCTCACACAGCCAGGGGCAGAGGGGAGATAAAACGGCTGAAACATTCCACAAAACAAGGTTTCAGGACAATTTTTACATAACCCAAGACATAAATAACACCATCCTGTCAGAAAGGACCTTAAGGAATGTCAGTTGGTAAATCTGCTAAAGAGTCAAATAAGTCAAAAAGACTTATTTGAAAATAGTGAGAGACAAAGAGTAAAGACATGTGACTGTGTGCTACAATCTTCcttttgaaaaaggaaaattagTACAGATAAAGACAGAGATTTTATGTCTTTAAACACTCTGTGGATGTTATATATTCACTGACGTATGTGTTGGATAAGCATTTATCAATAGATTTACCCACTAGCTCCCCTTTCCACTTTCTTCCACTCCCCTGTCACTCCCAAGCCTAACCTGTTCAACCTGTCTGCTCCAAGGTGACAAACGTGTGTGGGTGATTTATTTGAACTGTAGGCTGAGGAGGTAACAGGATTTTCTGTCAAAGTGCATAAAGGCaggatttttatttgtattttaagttttatcttttttttttttttaatctaactCACAGAGAACAAGAAGGAGGCCATGGAATCAGGCAACACAGAGGAAATTGAGTCTCTCATGGAAGACATGGACTACATCCCCGGCCACTTTCACTTGGACCTCAACCTCAACTGTGAGCCTGCTGGGCCTGTGAAGCTACGGCACAGGGACACTTATTTAAAGCAGGACAGCCTGCAAGGAGAGCTAGAAACTGAAGTTGGATATCTACAGTACGCCGTCCGAAATCTGCAAGGTCTGCTGGCTTTTCATCTCGTGCATCTGGACGCAGCAGAGGAAATATTCAGGTGAACAGTCATATCTTTTGTATGGGAGAATCTCTGGAGTATTCACAAAGCAAGATGGATCTCAGAGAGTTAATTTTAAGGCACTGTCAGTCCATGAAATCCCCAgaattaatgtattttaaaaaagattCAGTAGTACAGTGTAGACTGGAAACACCAAACAAGCAGAAGTCTTTGTCTATTTAGGTGTTTTGGTAAGCCTGCCCAGAACCACTACACACTGAATGCAAGAGCAGTAAGAGAGAACAGCATAAAAATCAACTTGACCATGTAGGAACTACAGTAAACAATCAACAAAGACTATGCTGttatacatttacagtaatcaAACTGTAGTTGACAGATAACAGAGTCATCACCATATGCTACATAATATAACCACACAGAAGAGGATTATTCAGTTTGGTCAAGTAACAAGTATCATTAAACACGGATGCTTTGATGGGATCAGATTAACACATTATATATCACAAATATCTTATGAGGCTAACATGGCTGTTTGCATATTACCCAATACCGcagttgaattttttttatcaagAGCAATTTGAGAAATGAAACTTAGGCTAATTGTCCTGATTTAAgaatacatttttgtgtttggtgattgattgctttcatttttaatctaaTGCTTCATACTAAAGTAGACATTTACTTCTTTTATccaaaatgtgcattttatttagTACTTCCTCCTTCCTGTTGGGACACTTAAGGTTTCTTCTTGTGAACACTATGTCCTGATCAGTGACATCAGTGGAAAAACTGATGTAAGACACCAGttaataatttctgtttttgtcaaaagAAAGCTGACATATTCCAGCAGACAACCATCTGCATATTCCTCTAGTTCTACACCTGTGTCAATGTCATCCAACAGTGTAGTTTCTCCCACTAGTCACCCTGGATAGGAtttatcaaatataaataaatccaGCTGTAGAACCACTTTGCACTAAATATGAACTACATCTGGGGGTGGTGGAAATGTCATTAATTTTGGGggattttaaatataaactaaAGTGTTGGACAAATTGAAATTTTGACCTGATTGTGACAAAAGTGCACAAGATTTCATTGTAATATAAggcaaaaatctaaaaatgtcacattagaTGTAGACTTTTTCTAACCCCTCAATGATTTGGGCTTTCAGGAACATCTGTAAAGAAGACCCTGGGAACCTCAATGCCTGGGCCAACCTGGGCTATGTGTATGACAAGCTGGGGAGAGAGCTGGATGCAGGGGAGTGTGTGGAGAAAGTGTCCCACCTCATGGGTTTAGATGCTGGAGAGGCCTCTCAGGAAGAGACCAGGCTACTGGCTGCACGCTGCCTGGCTGAGCAGGCCTACGTTTATCCATATGATGTGGAGCTGTACAGTGAGGATGACCTGAGAGAGAGACTGATGGCAGCACTGACATTGTACAACAGAGCCCTGGACTATGGGGGGCAGCTGGTGAGATGGAAACCAAGACATACTGTAACACTAAAGCTGTCTGGTTAACAGCACAGGATTAGCAGGACAACTAGTTATGTTGTGTGATGGGATCATGTCTCTGTGACCCATAATGCTCctgcattttattgtttggtATTCAGTGCAGTGTTATTAATTATTAGATATAAATGGATATAAGTGAGATCGTTGGTTCTCTGACTTGTTCTCCCAGCACTGAAATTTAACTTCAAGTGTTCAACTTTACATACATATAAGgtaaatcaaatgttttatcCAAATCCAATAATACCCCcaaatgttttttattccaaaatcaTAGACAGGTCTATACAGGTAAAAGATCGTACTCATTTGAGGGTAACACGTTTCTGCTATTCAGGCACAGCTGCACAATAAATCTCATTTTAATCTCAAAGTTACTAAagacataatgttttttttccagatacCAATAGAGGAAAAACGAAGCTGGTATTTTAAAATGGCAATCATCTATGTAAGGTATAAAACTGAAGAGTCTGACAAATAACCAATGAGCtattaatgtttattaatgttCACCAAGTATTCTCTCTGTGCAGACTGGATGACATAGTGAAGACCAAAGAGGACTCTGAATACTCCAGACTCTCTCACTACAATAAGGGACTGAGGCTTCTTAAAGAAACCCTTGAatctgagaaaacacaacacaaaggtAGATACAGTCTATTTCTGTGTGACTATCTCTTCCATATTGCACATGATGCAGAATATGAAGCACAACACTTGATGACAGGCGATGATATGATGTACAAGTGTTCAGATCATTTGCATAAGTCAAGCTACAACAAAACAGTTAAACTATAGTTATAGATATATTAACATGTAGGCAAAACAAATTTCAATTAAGTTACATACAAATGTTCTTATTACTTTACAGTCTTTACAGTAGTTAAGTCTTTGTTTAATCTAGGGGAAGAGACAGCATATGCTTGAAAAATTCTAATTCTGATCTCTGTCCTCAGCTCTTGCCTGGTGTTATGTTGGCATCATGTTGGAAAGGAAAGAGGAGTTCATCACTGTGCCCATGTCTGTACATGACTGTGGCTACTCAGCCTCTGATCCTCTGTCCTGCTTTGGGACGGTAGGTTGATCcagacatttacagtacatCTTTCACCAAGTATCACCCAAGCtaggaaagaaaagcagtgatgaTTGTTGTATCATATGAGTAGTTCTACACAGTGGATGATGTTGTCATCCCAAAGTGTACACACATGCTCCTCCTTGAATTTATTGGTGTTTTTTGATGTGGTTAACATCCCatgtaaatactttttttttttttcaccccatcattaaataaaagtgTCCTTCCCTCTTTAAATGGTATTCGATTCTTAAAacctttaaataaacatttgatgCAGTGTGTCTTCACCTGACATcctgaaatacagaaaattacaaataataacATATAGCTGTCTCTGTCTTGAGGCCATAAATTTGGCCAGTGATGATGCCTTCATCCTGAACCTTCTGGCCAAGGTCTTCTTCCTGTTGGGCAAGCATGAGATGGCCACAGGGATCTGCAACATGGCCGTTAATGCACTGCCAGATCCAGAGCTAAACTGGCAGGCCTACTGCACCCGTGCCAAGGTACTACAGCCAAGTCAATACCAAAACCAAGCTTATAAAACTGTTAATTATCTGTGCTAGAGAACATTCATGAATTTAAAGTTTGATGAGatgttaaatgtgtgtatatatgttctTATTTTAGATTAATGTGATGCTCTATGTGAGGGACCTGGAGAAGGCTAAACATGGCCAAGGTGGCAtcccagacagacagaagctAGCTGAGGCCAGAAAAGACTTGGACAATGTTCTTGTGGTACATCCATGTCTGAGGACTCACCTGGAGATTGCACAGGTAAAGGCCAAACTACTACAGAGCAATATAGATGGATtttatacagcagcaacatttcatatttattccTTTCCTTGTAGGTGTACTACTACATGGGTGTAGATGCTGTCCAGGAGAGCCTTTTGGTGGATGAGGGAGCAGTGAATAGTGCATTGGTGAGTTTGTCCCAGGCCCTCCAGTTTGAGCCAGGTGACAGCTTATCAGAACTTCATTTGCTCAGAGGATGCTGCCTCTTGCTGAAGGGTGAGGAACAAAATGCTGCAGACTGCTTCAAACAGGCCATGGAGTTAGACAGGCCGGGAAGCACAGACACCACAGCTCTGCGCTGCCTCCTACAGGCCCTCCTATCTCTGTTCATGCAAGGGGGCCCTGAACCCAGCTCTGCCATCAATCAGCTGGAGATGTGGGTGCAAAAGGCAGAGAAGAGGTACCCACTGGATGTTGTGAAGACCGAGTTGAGACACCTTTACAGGACTCACACAGCAGAGGTTACAGAGTTATCCAGGACTCTGATCAGGACAGGACGACTGGATCTAGTGAGGAGACTCCTGGAAACAGTGGTGCCTAAAGAGCTGGCTAAGAAGAAACCAATTGCAAGATCTTTCTCAGTTGCATGAAGAAATGATGTGTCTTTAAGAGatagtaaaagtaaaatatgtgaCATACAAACCAAACCAGACATGCAGTAACTAATTCATTTCATGCATAAAAATTAACAGTAGGGGTACACTGTAATTAAGCTGTCTTTACTCAAAATGAGTGGGATTTTAAGCTGTCATTCCTCTGTCATTGACTAGTTTTTTTGAAGTAaaagaagaggggaaaaaagaagaaattttgACATCTGGAATGGAATAGATGAATCTAAAAAGTAACCCAGTTACAGTCTTACTTTCTCTACGatggaaaacatgtttaaaatatttgagcTTTCCTGTAACTCTAATAATTGTATGtatattttcctttaaaataGGTTGGTCAATGTGTTTGACGACATTGCTAAACCATGAAGAGTTTTCTGTATTCACCTTAAAAAGTGATATTTTAATGCTCTGCCAGTAATGTCCAGCAGATGGGGGTATAACTACATTATATAGGTGTTGCCTGATCTGTGGTGCAAAAGTGATACAATCCCAAGCCCTTAGGACCTTCCTATAATGTGGGTATTATCCAGTGCATCAGATCATAAAACATGTATACAAGTCCACAAAGGCAATGTAAGAGTTGTTCAATTACACAATACCCTAAAtacaaatatgaatataaatattaaaatactgtacctactggtgacctgtccagggtctgcccctgccttttacccaaagagagctgggattggctccagctccctAATTAgcaataagcaggtataaataatggatggatgggtggatagAAATACTATGCCTGAGTTGTTTTGGATAACAGAGTGTTTGATAATTGACTgataatgattttaaaaacctGTATATGTGCTGTCATGAGAAACTGTTTGAGTCTCACATGACTACTATGACACATTATGTCCCACAATAAAGTCTTCTGTGCAGTGTCAAAATGTAGACACTACACAAAATGCAATTGTTGTGCCATCAGAGAGTCAGCAGAGAGCGCTATAAAGTGTGAGAGTTACAATTAAGTCAATTTATTTCAACTATGATTGTGACAAAACTGTGTATGTATGAAAAATGAGGTACCAAACTCTGACTTGGTGTTTACTAACACTGCATTTCAATGTTAAAGGGAAAACTGAAGTCTCATTGGGTACCAAGGCAGCAAAATACATGGTAAGAGAAACTATCCATGAAAGACGTGCTGTGATTGTGTCTTACAATGCACAAACTCTGGGTGTTCATGTGAGTGTTGAGACGTAGAATAGTTTTTTGGCACGGTCTGTGTGGTTGGCCACACCTGTGGTAATGTAAATTCTGCACACACCAGTCATAAAGTGTgcctttgttttcagctgtctTTAAACAAAAGATCTAGTTCTCCAGCATTTTTTGTGCTTAGTTTCATAATATGAATGTGATGACACTGCTCATACACTGCTTATTCCTTCACAGCTGACTTCCTGGAGACTTCCAGCTTTGTCAGGTATGAGTTTTAgatttttaagtaaaaaatatagtttaattatcttaaaaaataaaattaaggcTTAATTTGACTTGAAGTTCAGAGCCAGCAAAACAGAACATTTGTAGCATGCAGTACAAACTAACCTTTCACAAAAATAGATGCCTCTTGGTTATTTCTAGAGACCACTGTTGAGGAATAGACTATACAACAGCTATTTAATGGTGATGAAGAGATGTTTGGCATCAGTACTGAAACACAAACCCACAATGAAACGTAAACCATGTTGCTAGAATCTGCAAAGAAATCTCAGTTTTTATCATGGTGCTTCCATTGGATTTGTGATTGTATAAAGGCAATTTGGGGTCATTTAATAGACAGAGATTACAGTTCACACTCTCACCACAGTGTATGTCATGGTTTTTcagaagacacacacaagctctgTACAGCACCTGAACTGAAGCAGCTGTTTGATTGATTATGGAGAATTGCCAATccaaatgattttttaaaactttaattgGTCATGAATGATGattttttgactttttgtgaTTTCTATACTTATTCATGTAAATATGTTGCAGATTAAACAAAACTGACTCACCAAGACATTTAAGAAAGCACAAAAATCCTGTAGATGCTCATGGATCTCCAGGTCTATGAATGTGGTATAAATCATTGCATTGGTTGGTTATGGGCAACAGCTGGTATCTGCCAATCTCAGAAACTCACTTTATATAGGACATGCCTGGATGTAATATTCACTATATTCACATTGTCTGTTCTGTGCGAAATGccttaattttaatttttttgttgatttctgTGTGTTAACAGGTTCATTGTTCTCTGTGGTAAAGTTCAACAGACAATGGCCCATCATTACACAACAAAGTGGAGCTCTGGTCTCCTTGACTGTTGTGACAACATAAGTTCTTGTAAGTCCAGTCCATAAGTCCAATCCTTCGTAACaatttcatatttactgtatattatatattttctctcatttgtaTAATCTCCTCAGTCATATAATGCAATTTTCTGTATGCCTGTGTCTCAGGCTGCTATGGTTTCTGGTGCTGTCCTTGCCTTGCCTGCACAGTTTCAGGAAATTTTGGAGAAAATCGTTGTCTTCCCCTCTGTGACATATTGAGCCCTGCCATAACAGCGTCCTGTGGGATTCCTCTGTGTGTGCCTCCTGCAGTCTTGTCAATGAGGGTTGCCATGAGAGAAAGATATGGTATCAAGGTATAGCACAAACtataacacacactgacttcTTGTATCATGTGTGAATGAGTGCCTGATAGCCCTCTTTAAACTaaaccagtggttcccaaagtgTGATGCGGGACACCTAGGGGGGGCTTGAACCTATTGCAAGGGGGTTGCAAGGCATATTTGAGTACTGATAGCATAACATGGACAAATTTGTGAGAGGGTTGTCAGCTAAACATACTGTTACAGTAGAGGATGAGTCTTCACCAActtaaaacacagcagagacaagaaAATACGATGAGGTGTATATATTTCCCTCCACCAGTTGTGGGTAACAAAAAGAGACCACAGTGTGATGTGTGTCTGAAAAGACagcttgctgtgtgtgtgtgtgtgtgtgtgtgtgtgtgtctggtgtgtggTGTTTTGGGGGGGAGTCTTGAAAATattcttataaaaaaaaaagggaagtaAACTAAACTATTACCTGCTGTTGAACATGATTACACTAATTCATGTAAGACAAACAACTTAGTATTAAAAGTAAAGAGTATAATTTGAATTGTTCTTTCAGGGTTCCCTTTGTAAGGACATtgcagtttcctgtttctgtgagTGGTGCTCCTGGTGTCAGATGCATCGTGAATTAAAATATCGCAAGAAAAACCCCACTGTCATCAACGTGCAGCCTGCTCCAGTGATAATGAGGCCCATGTAAACCAACCAAGGGTTGTGATGACTTCATGCTGAGCTTTGTGGCTTCTCCTCGGTCTGTGCTCTTTGCTTATCTGAGAAAAATTATCAGTGGTGTGACAATATTATGGTTGTAAAAGCTGATTTATTATTTGGTTAGGTGGAGGGGCTCAGAGTTTTGTGTCATTAAAGTTGGAAATGTATGTATTATGTATAAcgttattttgttatatttatgaTACAGTTCATTCAACTGGTAGATGACCACATTCCTTTGTGATAGCTGATCATTTGTTATCACATTTGGTATAGCTGATACCTTAATATCCAATAGGTTAGAGGAAATGGGTGAATGGTCTAACACCTAATTTGACCATGTTGACCAATGCAACAGGCATAACCAACcattaaacaatattttataattaaacATATATTTCTAGTAAAATAcgattttctctttctgttttataaaatatatttatcgTTCCCAATGTTATGCAGACGTTGATACAGTAGTTTGTTTGTGAAAGGCAAAATAAGCTCAGTGCCCCATGTTTGAATATATAAGAAGTAAAGCTTGAAGCCGGAACATCTTTTATAAAAATCTTTATAAGACTTTCAGTGCGCTGTTAATAGTTGTTTATAGGGGGAATTTTTATCAATGACACAGTATAAAACACAGCGTGACGGCCACTGTGGGTGGAACTTATCGGCGGTGACGACACATTGCAAGGTAACCTTTAACCTCTAACCTCAGACCACCTTAAACAACTTCCTGTGGAGAAGCTGGAAGTTATTGGCTGAAACGTGTAATTTGCGATTACCTGTAGGGCTAAAGATGGACGGTGCTACTGGAGGCTGTTCAAACAAACACTTTGTGGGGTGTTCATGGCTGAATTGTCGGTAAGTGCTAACAGCCGTTTAGGCAAACGTTGGACTGATTTACAGCGAggtgtttcttttgtttagaGCAGAGAAAATAACACCGACCGACACATTCACAGCGGACACTGAGACTACAGGCCTCTGGTGATAAAGACTAGAAGACTCGAGAACTTTGGTGATAAAGACTAGAAGACTCGAGAACTTTGGTGATAAAGACTAGAAGACTCGAGAACTTTGGTGATAAAGACTAGAAGACTCGAGAACTTTGGTGATAAAGACTACAGGCCTCTGGTGATAAAGACTACAGGACTACATGCCTCTGGTGATAAAGACTACAGGACTACATGCCTCTGGTGATTAAGACTAGAGGCCTCTGGTGATAAAGGCTAGAAGACTAGAGGACTGTGGCGATAAAGActagagcaggggtgtcaaactcattttaggtcaggggccatatggaggaaaatctattcccaagtggaCCGGACCGGACCGAGAAGGCAGCTAGCTCCGGGCCAGCTAacaggtataggcctacttgctcagccccggtataaacagtttgcctgcttaacataattgctattgcgacacccagtgggcacatttagaacagcagtttctttcattgaaaaattgcagctaacttcaaatcatctcgcgGGCCGGATTAAACCCGTCAGGCCCGCGGGCCGTAAATTTGACACCCCTGGACTAGAGGCTAGAGGACTGTGACGATAAAGACTACAGGAGTCTCGAATGTTGCAAAAAATTATAACTTGCATTTagacagtgaaataaaaaactgaCTGTCACTAAAAGAACAGTAGGTCTGTCCAAGCAGTAAGTTTTTCAGTGCTCTATTCTGAGAGTGTGGCTAATGTGTGGTTGAGTCAGTGAAACACGCCTAATTAATAAACAAGTTTCAGTATTCCAGTTCTTGGTATATCCAGTAAACAAGAATTCAACATGGTATTTGGTGCAATACTAAAATACTGTTAAGACTTATATAAGGCTGCAGTGCATGTCCACTCATGGTTTGAGACAGTTAAGTGGTATCAGTATAGAGGATAGCAAATAACAGCAATAACATATATTTCAATGTCATG includes the following:
- the ttc22 gene encoding tetratricopeptide repeat protein 22; this translates as MESGNTEEIESLMEDMDYIPGHFHLDLNLNCEPAGPVKLRHRDTYLKQDSLQGELETEVGYLQYAVRNLQGLLAFHLVHLDAAEEIFRNICKEDPGNLNAWANLGYVYDKLGRELDAGECVEKVSHLMGLDAGEASQEETRLLAARCLAEQAYVYPYDVELYSEDDLRERLMAALTLYNRALDYGGQLIPIEEKRSWYFKMAIIYVRLDDIVKTKEDSEYSRLSHYNKGLRLLKETLESEKTQHKALAWCYVGIMLERKEEFITVPMSVHDCGYSASDPLSCFGTAINLASDDAFILNLLAKVFFLLGKHEMATGICNMAVNALPDPELNWQAYCTRAKINVMLYVRDLEKAKHGQGGIPDRQKLAEARKDLDNVLVVHPCLRTHLEIAQVYYYMGVDAVQESLLVDEGAVNSALVSLSQALQFEPGDSLSELHLLRGCCLLLKGEEQNAADCFKQAMELDRPGSTDTTALRCLLQALLSLFMQGGPEPSSAINQLEMWVQKAEKRYPLDVVKTELRHLYRTHTAEVTELSRTLIRTGRLDLVRRLLETVVPKELAKKKPIARSFSVA